The Salinigranum rubrum genome contains the following window.
CGCATCCAAGCGAGGGACAGACAGTGAAACGCTGCGTGGAAGTGAGTGACACGGACAAGCAGACACGCCGCTGTCACTCTCTCGGACGCAGCCTTTTGGCGATTTGCCTCGTAATTGGACTCCGGGGGTACTATGCATGGCCTCGGGAAGTGGCGGCTAGCGAATTAGCCGAAACATTGAATATTACGACATCGACCCTTCACGAGCATATTCAGA
Protein-coding sequences here:
- a CDS encoding helix-turn-helix domain-containing protein, which produces MSDTDKQTRRCHSLGRSLLAICLVIGLRGYYAWPREVAASELAETLNITTSTLHEHIQKIEAKVLNE